A genomic segment from Orrella daihaiensis encodes:
- a CDS encoding DUF3426 domain-containing protein — MAQDSAASAVDAPSSTPVLNALVEPIKPAPDPVEPDDIPTKASKPSPVESRSTPATDSVFSGTLTSQTTRTSTTSTPLGQEGPFIPSVDRSTAAGFAGYGRQEPGFGSLEQATVTPDSREPSLGAIAARAQALTDAKVEPVPEPKVQVFGESRLKGDDPSAFGRQVPEFLEEEEEVSEGVGVMWLVASIVLALAIIGQSLVVFRNDIVAAAPSLRPLLVQLCQPLSCEVGYVRQIDRIFIVGSSLQQAPDAQPVGNQRAYVLRLTLQNRSTYPQPWPALMLTLTDASGTAVIKKALLPSEFLPPDLLEGPMIARKEVGLDIPLTVDGLSISGYELERFFP; from the coding sequence GCCAGTGCGGTTGATGCACCGTCCTCTACGCCCGTGTTAAACGCATTGGTCGAGCCGATCAAGCCAGCCCCTGACCCGGTGGAGCCAGATGACATCCCCACAAAAGCATCCAAGCCATCGCCAGTAGAGTCACGCAGTACACCTGCAACGGATTCTGTTTTCTCTGGCACTTTGACATCTCAGACGACCAGGACATCGACCACATCGACCCCGCTTGGGCAGGAAGGTCCATTTATACCGAGTGTCGACCGATCAACTGCAGCAGGTTTTGCAGGATACGGTCGACAGGAGCCCGGCTTTGGTAGCCTTGAGCAGGCAACTGTAACGCCCGATTCACGCGAGCCGAGTTTGGGTGCGATCGCAGCGCGAGCACAGGCGCTCACTGATGCGAAGGTAGAGCCTGTGCCTGAGCCTAAAGTACAGGTGTTTGGTGAGTCGCGACTCAAAGGGGATGATCCGTCAGCTTTTGGTCGCCAGGTGCCCGAGTTTCTCGAAGAGGAGGAAGAGGTCTCTGAAGGCGTTGGTGTGATGTGGTTGGTGGCATCGATTGTATTGGCACTTGCGATCATCGGCCAGAGCTTGGTGGTTTTTAGAAATGACATTGTGGCGGCAGCACCTAGTCTGCGACCATTGCTTGTGCAACTTTGTCAGCCGTTGTCTTGCGAGGTCGGTTATGTTCGGCAGATTGATCGAATCTTTATCGTAGGGTCATCGTTACAACAAGCACCTGATGCCCAGCCTGTTGGCAACCAGCGTGCTTATGTGTTGCGGCTGACCCTGCAAAACCGATCCACTTATCCGCAGCCTTGGCCAGCTCTCATGTTGACGCTCACAGATGCTTCGGGTACGGCTGTTATCAAAAAAGCGTTATTACCATCAGAATTCTTGCCACCTGATCTGCTTGAGGGCCCCATGATTGCGCGCAAAGAAGTGGGCCTAGACATACCATTGACTGTTGATGGTTTAAGCATTAGCGGTTACGAGCTAGAACGATTTTTTCCATAG